The following are from one region of the Abiotrophia defectiva ATCC 49176 genome:
- the ligA gene encoding NAD-dependent DNA ligase LigA, producing MPSQNLQARLEEVKHLLNDYAYHYYVLDQSLVSDASYDALYRELEEIEAAHPEWITPDSPTQRVGDQLLEGFSKVAHAESMYSLGNAFSPEEVTQFIERVTQQVEGPVSFMCECKIDGLAIALTYQDGVFVRGATRGDGTIGEDITQNLRTIRSLPLRLRQNLSVEVRGECYMPKAVFLALNEEREAQGQEIFKNPRNAAAGGLRQLDPRAVADRQLNIFLYSAVYTDQFHPESQAGLFAAFEQLGLRTNPLRRECQTAEEVIDYIQMIGQQRHDLPYEIDGVVIKVNRIDQQQALGFTVKAPRWAIAYKFPAEEAMTTLREVEWTVGRTGVVTPTAIMDPVPLAGTTVQRASLHNVDLIESLDVRIGDQVTIHKAGDIIPEITSVLLAKRPQDSQPLTIPTHCPECQTPLVRQGEEVALRCPNLVCPAQRLALLSHFVSRGAMNIQGLGPRILNQLVASQAVTELDDLYRLTLEDLLGLDKIQEKSAQKLLAAIEASKSNSAERLLFGLGIRHVGAKAARLVLQVFGDLNRLSQATAEEIGAIEGVGPIISQSLVQYLALESSQAMLKRLAEAGVNLTYQGPQPLEVAEGASANDFWLGKTVVLTGTMESYSRSEAKELLEARGAKVTGSVSKKTDYLVAGQEAGSKLSKAESLGVTILDEASFLANL from the coding sequence ATGCCAAGCCAAAACCTTCAGGCACGCCTTGAAGAAGTCAAGCACTTATTAAATGACTATGCCTACCATTACTATGTTCTAGACCAATCCCTGGTTAGTGACGCAAGCTATGATGCCCTCTATCGGGAACTGGAAGAAATTGAAGCGGCGCATCCAGAATGGATTACGCCAGATTCGCCTACCCAACGGGTCGGGGACCAGCTCCTAGAAGGCTTTAGTAAGGTTGCTCACGCAGAATCTATGTATAGTCTAGGCAATGCCTTCAGTCCAGAAGAAGTGACACAATTTATTGAGCGGGTGACCCAACAAGTCGAGGGCCCTGTCTCCTTCATGTGTGAATGTAAAATCGATGGCTTAGCCATTGCCCTTACCTACCAGGATGGCGTCTTTGTACGTGGCGCTACGCGGGGGGATGGGACAATTGGCGAAGACATCACCCAGAATCTTCGTACCATTCGCTCCTTGCCTCTACGTCTAAGACAAAATCTGTCAGTAGAAGTGCGCGGTGAATGTTACATGCCTAAGGCTGTCTTCCTTGCACTCAATGAGGAACGCGAAGCCCAAGGCCAAGAAATCTTTAAGAATCCCCGCAATGCGGCGGCTGGTGGCTTACGTCAGTTAGACCCGCGTGCGGTGGCTGACCGCCAACTCAACATCTTCCTCTACAGTGCAGTCTACACGGATCAATTTCATCCTGAGAGTCAGGCCGGTCTCTTTGCGGCTTTTGAGCAATTGGGGCTACGGACCAATCCGCTCAGACGTGAATGTCAGACGGCTGAAGAAGTGATTGACTATATCCAAATGATTGGCCAACAGCGCCATGACTTGCCTTATGAAATTGATGGCGTGGTCATCAAGGTTAACCGCATTGACCAGCAACAGGCCTTAGGCTTTACGGTCAAGGCACCACGCTGGGCCATTGCCTATAAATTCCCGGCTGAAGAAGCGATGACCACCCTACGTGAGGTGGAATGGACCGTGGGGCGGACGGGTGTCGTGACACCAACTGCCATTATGGATCCCGTGCCATTGGCAGGGACAACGGTTCAACGCGCTAGTCTCCACAATGTGGACTTGATTGAGAGCCTGGATGTGCGGATTGGAGACCAAGTCACGATTCATAAGGCGGGCGACATTATTCCTGAGATTACCTCAGTGCTTTTGGCTAAACGGCCCCAAGACAGTCAGCCCCTGACCATTCCGACCCATTGTCCGGAATGTCAGACACCCTTAGTACGTCAGGGTGAGGAAGTGGCTTTACGCTGTCCTAACCTAGTCTGTCCGGCCCAACGCCTAGCCCTCTTGAGCCATTTTGTCTCTCGGGGTGCTATGAACATTCAGGGCTTGGGACCACGTATTCTTAACCAGCTAGTCGCTAGTCAAGCAGTCACGGAATTGGATGACCTCTATCGTTTGACCTTAGAAGATCTCTTAGGTCTAGATAAAATCCAAGAAAAATCCGCCCAGAAATTACTGGCTGCCATTGAAGCTAGCAAGTCCAACTCCGCTGAGCGTTTGCTCTTTGGTTTGGGCATTCGACATGTGGGCGCCAAGGCAGCGCGCTTAGTCTTGCAAGTCTTTGGCGATTTGAATAGGTTAAGCCAGGCGACTGCCGAGGAAATTGGGGCCATTGAAGGAGTCGGGCCAATTATCAGCCAGTCTCTAGTGCAATATCTGGCCTTGGAATCTAGCCAAGCCATGCTTAAACGTCTAGCAGAGGCAGGCGTTAACCTGACCTATCAGGGCCCACAGCCTCTTGAAGTGGCGGAAGGTGCCTCAGCCAATGATTTCTGGTTAGGTAAAACCGTTGTCCTGACTGGGACCATGGAAAGCTATTCGCGTTCTGAAGCCAAGGAGCTCTTAGAAGCGCGGGGAGCTAAGGTGACCGGCAGTGTCTCCAAGAAGACCGATTATTTGGTGGCAGGTCAGGAAGCCGGCAGTAAATTAAGCAAGGCGGAATCCTTGGGTGTAACCATCCTTGACGAAGCCAGTTTCTTAGCAAATCTATAA
- the pcrA gene encoding DNA helicase PcrA has protein sequence MEVGHVTALDTLIKGLNSKQREAVLTTEGPVLIAAGAGSGKTRVLTHRIAYLIQERQVNPWNILAITFTNKAAAEMRERVQGLVGEEASSIWVATFHAMCARILRREIETLGYAKNFTIIDQGEQQTLMKQVLRDLNLDSDQYNYKDLLWVIDAAKNQGYLPDDFLASDSGYIHEIHANIYRNYQKRLKAANALDFNDLILLTVRLLEQNPTVRQFYQQKFQYIHVDEYQDTNHSQYRLVQLLAGLLKNICVVGDADQSIYGWRGANMANILNFEQDYPQAKVILLEQNYRSTQTILKAANSVIENNLQRKDKQLWSDGQVGEKIQIYSADSDLEEAEFVTRTIRHLRDQEGANYSQVAVLYRTQAQSRGLEEALLRSNMPYKVVGGLKFYARKEIQDTLAYLRLLDNPHDNLSLNRIINVPKRGIGATTVTKLAEFADSLGVSWFEAIGRLHFSNFSASVQKKLLDFAHLIETLRQQVPFLPLRDLTEEVWDKTGYLKSLKEEGTVEAANRLENLEEFASVVTQFDQTEREAILEQDPDYLAQTQGQEEVALAPLTQFLTDVSLMTDADNQEEVLDQVTLMTLHAAKGLEFPYVFMVGMEEGLFPLRRASENPDELEEERRLAYVGMTRAERALYLTASKRRLQYGRTVTNPPSRFLDEIQPDLVEWLGSGRQSSAYGQSSWQQTWSDNSSWTGLHHQPTANVAPSRTIRKQETGDRCLKNQAALRHKGPVAGASTSASGAGQTWQVGDKVIHKTFGQGTIVKVAKAGKDQLLSVAFASQGIKDLMAAYAPLTKASE, from the coding sequence ATGGAGGTTGGGCATGTGACGGCGCTAGACACGTTGATTAAAGGCTTAAATTCAAAACAAAGAGAGGCGGTTCTGACCACGGAAGGGCCTGTCCTCATCGCAGCCGGAGCAGGGAGTGGTAAGACGCGGGTTTTAACTCATCGCATCGCCTACCTGATTCAGGAGCGGCAAGTCAATCCCTGGAATATCCTGGCCATTACCTTCACCAATAAAGCAGCAGCCGAGATGAGAGAACGGGTCCAAGGTCTAGTGGGGGAAGAGGCTTCTTCTATTTGGGTGGCTACCTTCCACGCCATGTGTGCTCGTATTCTGCGTCGGGAAATCGAGACGCTGGGCTATGCCAAGAACTTTACCATTATTGACCAGGGCGAGCAGCAGACCCTGATGAAGCAGGTCTTGCGGGACTTGAACTTGGACAGTGACCAGTATAACTACAAGGATCTACTCTGGGTCATTGATGCGGCTAAGAACCAAGGCTATTTGCCGGATGATTTTCTGGCTTCTGATAGTGGCTATATTCATGAAATTCATGCCAATATCTACCGCAATTATCAGAAGCGGCTCAAGGCAGCCAATGCCCTGGATTTTAACGACCTGATTTTGCTGACCGTGCGACTACTCGAGCAGAATCCGACCGTTCGCCAGTTCTATCAGCAGAAATTCCAATATATCCATGTAGATGAGTACCAAGATACCAACCATAGTCAATATCGCCTGGTTCAGCTCCTGGCGGGTTTGCTTAAGAATATTTGCGTGGTAGGGGATGCCGACCAATCTATCTATGGTTGGCGGGGAGCCAACATGGCTAATATCCTTAACTTCGAGCAGGACTACCCTCAAGCTAAGGTAATCTTGCTAGAACAGAATTACCGTTCCACTCAAACTATTCTTAAGGCCGCTAACAGTGTGATTGAAAATAACCTCCAGCGTAAGGATAAGCAGCTCTGGAGTGACGGCCAAGTAGGGGAAAAGATTCAAATCTACTCTGCCGATAGTGATTTGGAAGAAGCTGAATTTGTTACGCGAACCATCCGGCATTTGCGGGACCAAGAAGGAGCCAACTATAGCCAAGTAGCTGTGCTCTATCGGACTCAGGCCCAATCACGGGGGCTAGAAGAAGCTCTCTTGCGGTCCAATATGCCTTACAAGGTAGTGGGGGGGCTTAAGTTCTATGCTCGTAAGGAAATACAGGACACTCTGGCCTATCTGCGGCTCTTGGATAATCCACATGACAACCTCAGCCTTAACCGAATCATTAATGTGCCTAAGCGAGGAATTGGGGCAACAACGGTGACTAAGTTGGCTGAATTCGCGGATTCTCTCGGAGTCTCCTGGTTTGAGGCCATTGGGCGCCTGCATTTCTCCAATTTCTCAGCCAGTGTTCAGAAAAAGCTGCTGGACTTTGCTCACTTGATTGAGACCCTGCGCCAGCAAGTACCTTTCTTACCACTCCGGGACTTAACGGAAGAAGTTTGGGATAAGACGGGTTACCTTAAGTCGCTCAAGGAAGAAGGGACGGTCGAGGCGGCTAACCGTCTGGAGAACTTGGAAGAATTTGCCTCAGTCGTCACCCAGTTCGACCAAACGGAGCGGGAGGCGATTCTGGAACAAGATCCTGATTATTTGGCTCAGACTCAGGGCCAGGAAGAAGTGGCTTTGGCGCCACTGACCCAATTTTTAACTGATGTCTCCCTCATGACCGATGCAGACAATCAGGAAGAGGTCTTAGATCAGGTGACCCTCATGACCCTGCATGCAGCCAAGGGATTGGAATTTCCTTATGTCTTTATGGTGGGCATGGAAGAGGGGCTTTTCCCACTGCGTCGCGCTAGTGAGAATCCTGACGAGCTAGAAGAAGAGCGACGTCTGGCCTATGTAGGCATGACCCGGGCTGAACGCGCTCTCTATCTGACTGCTAGCAAGCGACGCCTGCAATATGGCCGAACCGTGACCAATCCACCTAGCCGATTCTTGGATGAAATCCAACCTGATTTGGTCGAGTGGCTAGGGTCAGGCCGTCAGTCAAGCGCCTATGGTCAAAGTAGCTGGCAGCAGACTTGGTCTGACAACTCTTCTTGGACGGGCTTGCATCATCAGCCAACCGCCAATGTCGCACCTAGTCGGACCATTCGCAAGCAAGAAACGGGTGACCGTTGCCTTAAGAATCAAGCAGCCCTTCGTCATAAGGGGCCAGTAGCTGGGGCTAGCACTTCCGCAAGTGGAGCAGGTCAGACTTGGCAGGTCGGGGATAAGGTCATCCACAAGACCTTCGGCCAGGGCACCATTGTTAAGGTGGCTAAGGCTGGCAAAGACCAACTACTGAGCGTGGCCTTCGCCTCGCAAGGCATCAAGGATTTGATGGCAGCCTATGCCCCATTGACTAAGGCAAGTGAATAG
- a CDS encoding PLP-dependent cysteine synthase family protein: protein MSQTSLEFIGNTPVYQLDNSNIYVKLEKYNLGGSVKDRAVLGMIQAAQAAGAVTPETIFVEPSSGNTGIAVALLASVLGLKAVVIMPESFSVERRQLIKAYGAQLVLTPKEGGMKAAIAKAEEIKSRYPNAIILSQFDNPANPAYHHQTTGKEILEQVPDLDIFVAGIGTGGTFTGVVEYLNEHKPGVLAVALEPEDSPVISQGRAGAHKIQGIGTGFLPGNFKPELANQVLTISNDEAFAEAKDFIRTTGIGVGISSGAALAGAKKLAAQYPDKKIVTILPDGVEKYLSVLDFEGGNYVQV, encoded by the coding sequence ATGTCCCAAACCTCATTAGAATTTATCGGTAATACCCCTGTCTATCAATTAGACAATAGCAATATCTATGTCAAACTCGAGAAGTACAACTTGGGTGGCAGCGTCAAAGATCGTGCCGTTCTGGGTATGATTCAAGCAGCTCAAGCAGCAGGTGCAGTAACGCCTGAAACTATCTTTGTTGAGCCAAGTTCTGGTAACACTGGGATTGCAGTCGCCCTTCTGGCCTCTGTCTTGGGTCTCAAGGCAGTTGTCATCATGCCTGAAAGCTTTAGCGTGGAGCGTCGCCAACTTATCAAAGCCTACGGGGCGCAACTCGTCTTGACTCCAAAAGAAGGCGGCATGAAGGCGGCCATCGCTAAGGCAGAAGAAATTAAGAGCCGTTATCCAAACGCTATTATTTTGAGCCAATTTGATAACCCAGCTAACCCAGCTTACCACCACCAAACTACAGGTAAGGAAATCCTAGAACAAGTGCCAGACCTAGATATTTTTGTCGCAGGGATTGGGACTGGTGGTACCTTCACAGGGGTTGTAGAATACTTAAATGAACACAAACCAGGTGTCCTAGCAGTGGCCTTAGAACCAGAAGATTCACCTGTTATCAGCCAAGGCCGGGCCGGTGCCCATAAGATTCAAGGGATTGGGACTGGCTTCCTGCCAGGTAACTTCAAACCTGAATTAGCCAACCAAGTCCTAACTATCAGCAATGACGAAGCCTTCGCTGAAGCCAAAGACTTTATCCGGACGACTGGTATTGGGGTCGGTATTTCGTCTGGTGCAGCCTTGGCCGGGGCTAAGAAACTAGCTGCCCAATATCCTGACAAAAAAATTGTGACCATCTTACCTGATGGCGTAGAGAAATATCTCTCCGTCTTGGACTTTGAAGGTGGGAACTACGTTCAAGTTTAA
- a CDS encoding CamS family sex pheromone protein: MKNKWQKGLTLAAVSLTLAGCLNNLEAENTKKPVVGPNQVVVQTTQNQLSSENYRAVISNGRYQLGVASSSDSNLSSAGNIRAFEEGLLRIAKGVFPTNQYFLQEGTLINLETMTRWTGRESDDNPEGLNPRLPDDAEQQRKAESTISAQSSESSQEESSSAESSSNDQVITDAAATPIYLAQIMEKDIMVETNDGYSLSGIVIGLAMNSEYQYTDSNNVVHRQEISIGEMRERGKAYANTIVGRLRATPELRSVPISVAIFSQAPANNVVGGTFVLDGISREGNAVTDWTEHNESRALLPFVGTNQGSNDQYPGFEEFRTKVSDFFPKLNGITAEALNINGSLASLKINIVTQFYDLTEITALTQHVTDVAQNTFPEGLDLQVRIESSEGTEAVITKPAGSNQYQSQILK; this comes from the coding sequence ATGAAAAATAAATGGCAGAAGGGACTGACCCTCGCGGCAGTCAGTCTGACCCTGGCAGGGTGTCTTAACAACCTAGAAGCCGAAAATACCAAAAAGCCAGTGGTAGGACCTAACCAGGTGGTGGTGCAGACCACTCAGAACCAGCTGTCTAGTGAGAACTATCGGGCAGTTATCAGCAATGGTCGCTACCAATTAGGGGTAGCCAGCAGCTCTGACAGCAACCTTAGTTCCGCCGGTAATATCCGTGCCTTTGAAGAAGGTCTCCTGCGGATTGCCAAAGGCGTCTTTCCAACCAACCAATATTTCCTGCAAGAAGGAACCTTGATTAATCTGGAGACTATGACTCGTTGGACGGGCCGTGAATCAGATGATAATCCTGAAGGGCTTAACCCTCGTTTGCCGGACGATGCTGAGCAACAACGTAAGGCTGAAAGCACCATTTCGGCGCAAAGTAGTGAGTCAAGCCAGGAGGAATCGTCTAGTGCAGAATCTAGCTCCAATGACCAGGTGATTACGGACGCGGCTGCAACGCCAATTTACCTGGCCCAAATCATGGAAAAAGACATTATGGTCGAAACCAACGATGGCTACTCTCTATCTGGGATTGTCATCGGTTTGGCCATGAATAGTGAATACCAATATACCGACTCCAATAACGTGGTGCACCGTCAGGAAATCTCGATCGGGGAAATGCGGGAGCGGGGTAAAGCCTACGCCAACACCATCGTGGGTCGTTTGCGGGCAACCCCTGAATTGCGTTCTGTGCCAATTTCTGTGGCCATTTTCAGTCAAGCCCCTGCCAATAATGTGGTGGGTGGGACCTTCGTCTTAGATGGAATTTCCCGTGAGGGGAATGCCGTAACCGATTGGACCGAGCATAACGAAAGCCGGGCTCTCCTGCCATTTGTAGGGACCAACCAAGGTAGTAACGATCAATACCCAGGTTTTGAAGAATTCCGGACCAAGGTCAGCGACTTCTTCCCTAAACTTAATGGGATTACGGCTGAAGCCCTCAATATCAACGGCAGCCTAGCTTCTCTTAAGATTAATATCGTGACCCAGTTCTATGATTTAACGGAGATTACCGCTCTGACCCAGCATGTGACGGATGTCGCCCAGAATACCTTCCCTGAAGGACTGGATCTACAAGTGCGGATTGAGTCATCAGAAGGGACCGAAGCTGTTATTACCAAGCCGGCGGGTAGCAACCAGTATCAATCGCAAATTCTAAAATAA
- a CDS encoding glycoside hydrolase family 2 TIM barrel-domain containing protein translates to MLISNFFEDLSLQSVGQMPQAAYFIPYGNLEEAKQAKRRQESSRFVDLNGDWNFHYFDNVRLIESPYWLTTHQEDLDWTTMPVPSCWQYQGFDNFQYTNTEYPIPFNPPYVPYANPAGLYKRSFEIRDLADLPGTELVLEGVDSAAYVWVNDHFVGYGQISHSLQVYDLTPYIKEGKNQLAVLVLKWCDGTYLEDQDKFRMSGIFRDVYLRRRSAQGLVDFHLRPQVAPDGQSAQLEWSWSLNQPGGSWSYRLEDAEGQLVLEETNLPLNSSQQTLTLSLEEPHLWSAEKPYLYTLYWSVAGETYKQAIGLRELSVDKDGLYCNHQAIRLIGVNHHDSWPDTGATVTLERQVQDLMLIKHHNFNAIRTAHYPKSPEFYELCDRLGFYVVSEADIECHGVVDLYGRGYSRNFNQIAEDPEWQEALVTRMAANVLPLRNFSSIIMWSAGNESGFGINFEVLLAQAKSWDPTRILHYEGYYFRDPAKAHNKQHVEVYSRMYPSIEEIETLYFSEGGQYAPLDRPLMLCEYAHAMGNGPGGLEDYYDCMQRHPQLIGLFVWEWCDHAIAVPLAGQAEPVYRYGGDFGDYPHFGNFCMDGLVYPDRTLHTGLLEHKQVFRPVRLIDFDLKAHRACFRNDYAFLNLAEALYLRVEAYNREGLLLTSQDCATWQAEPGQTTWVDLACCGDLASVASVRFVYLGLENEGEYGFDQVSLAAYEVPSLSQAPQVVSGQEDLASYQLTWGDLVLTFDKGSLAPSQISYAGQELLRQAAFWQIWRAPTDNDRHVRKEWEAANYHYSQLWIRDSHLEVQADGVSLHFSGAMTALARQNPLSLTGAWKLAKDGQLSLEVQANLDSQMPFLPRFGLCLPLVDAQTVHYLGQGPFENYADKQAASYRAQFSLDAGDFYEPYIKPQENGNRSQVSWLEVVQAPVLWQVQDQTPASSGLNFSLSPYSAQTLSQTSNRDQLPEPSGYYLNLDLAQSGLGTNSCGPALPDVYRITGPSLSCRWTMAWRPLDN, encoded by the coding sequence ATGTTAATCAGTAACTTTTTTGAAGACCTAAGTCTTCAGTCTGTTGGCCAAATGCCACAGGCGGCCTACTTCATTCCCTATGGGAATTTAGAAGAGGCCAAGCAAGCCAAGCGGAGACAGGAATCGTCTCGTTTTGTGGACTTGAATGGGGACTGGAATTTCCATTATTTTGATAATGTCCGCTTGATTGAATCGCCTTATTGGTTGACGACTCACCAAGAGGACTTGGATTGGACCACGATGCCGGTGCCCAGTTGTTGGCAATATCAGGGATTTGATAACTTTCAATATACCAATACGGAATACCCTATTCCTTTTAATCCACCTTATGTGCCCTATGCCAACCCTGCCGGGCTTTATAAACGAAGCTTTGAGATTAGGGATTTGGCGGATCTGCCTGGGACAGAACTGGTGCTAGAAGGGGTAGACTCAGCAGCCTATGTCTGGGTCAATGATCACTTTGTTGGCTACGGGCAAATTTCGCACAGCCTACAAGTCTATGATTTAACCCCTTATATCAAAGAGGGGAAGAACCAGCTAGCAGTGCTGGTTCTCAAATGGTGTGATGGGACTTATCTGGAAGATCAGGACAAATTCCGGATGAGTGGTATTTTCCGCGATGTCTATCTGAGACGGCGGTCTGCTCAGGGACTGGTTGATTTTCATCTGCGTCCCCAAGTAGCGCCAGATGGCCAGTCGGCCCAGCTGGAATGGTCTTGGTCCCTTAATCAGCCAGGGGGGAGCTGGTCCTATCGCTTGGAAGATGCGGAGGGTCAGCTAGTCTTGGAGGAGACCAATCTACCACTGAATTCTAGCCAGCAGACCTTGACTTTGTCCCTTGAAGAGCCCCATCTCTGGTCGGCTGAAAAACCATACCTATACACGCTCTACTGGTCGGTGGCAGGCGAGACCTATAAACAAGCCATTGGTCTGCGAGAGTTATCTGTGGACAAAGACGGCCTCTACTGTAACCATCAGGCTATCCGACTCATAGGGGTCAACCACCACGATTCCTGGCCGGATACGGGAGCGACTGTGACCTTGGAACGCCAAGTTCAGGACTTGATGCTCATCAAGCACCATAACTTCAATGCCATTCGGACGGCTCATTATCCAAAGTCACCAGAATTCTATGAGCTATGCGATCGCTTGGGCTTTTATGTGGTCAGTGAGGCCGATATAGAGTGTCATGGCGTGGTGGATCTGTATGGCCGTGGCTATAGTCGCAACTTTAACCAGATAGCGGAGGATCCTGAGTGGCAAGAAGCTCTAGTAACCCGTATGGCAGCCAATGTCTTGCCACTGCGGAACTTTTCTTCCATTATCATGTGGTCGGCGGGCAATGAATCAGGTTTTGGCATCAATTTCGAAGTCCTGCTAGCTCAAGCCAAGTCTTGGGATCCGACGCGGATTCTGCATTATGAAGGGTATTATTTCCGCGACCCAGCTAAGGCGCACAATAAGCAGCATGTGGAAGTCTACAGCCGGATGTATCCCTCTATTGAAGAAATCGAGACTCTCTACTTTAGCGAGGGGGGCCAATATGCACCACTTGATCGGCCGCTCATGCTTTGCGAGTATGCCCATGCCATGGGCAATGGACCGGGCGGTCTGGAAGATTATTATGACTGCATGCAGCGTCATCCTCAATTGATTGGCCTCTTTGTCTGGGAATGGTGCGACCATGCCATCGCGGTCCCACTAGCGGGGCAGGCAGAACCTGTCTACCGTTACGGGGGCGACTTTGGCGACTATCCGCACTTCGGCAATTTCTGTATGGATGGCTTGGTCTATCCGGATCGGACCTTGCATACGGGTCTCTTAGAGCACAAACAGGTCTTCCGGCCAGTCCGCTTAATAGACTTTGATTTAAAAGCCCATCGAGCTTGTTTCCGTAATGACTATGCCTTTTTGAATTTGGCAGAGGCCCTCTACTTGCGAGTAGAAGCCTATAATCGGGAGGGCTTGCTCTTAACTAGTCAAGACTGTGCAACTTGGCAGGCTGAGCCAGGCCAAACTACTTGGGTCGACTTAGCTTGCTGTGGGGACCTAGCTAGTGTGGCCAGTGTCCGCTTTGTCTATTTGGGCCTGGAAAATGAAGGGGAATATGGCTTCGATCAGGTAAGCTTGGCAGCCTATGAAGTCCCTAGCCTGAGCCAAGCGCCACAAGTTGTTAGTGGCCAGGAAGACCTGGCCAGTTATCAGTTGACCTGGGGCGACCTAGTCTTGACCTTTGATAAGGGCAGTCTGGCGCCAAGTCAAATTAGTTATGCCGGTCAGGAACTGCTCAGGCAAGCTGCCTTCTGGCAAATTTGGCGGGCTCCGACAGATAATGATCGTCATGTTCGTAAGGAATGGGAAGCGGCCAATTATCATTACAGTCAGCTTTGGATTCGAGACAGTCACCTAGAAGTTCAAGCTGATGGTGTTAGCCTACATTTCTCAGGGGCTATGACGGCGCTGGCGCGGCAGAATCCATTGAGCCTGACAGGGGCTTGGAAACTGGCTAAGGATGGCCAGTTAAGTTTGGAAGTCCAAGCTAACTTAGATAGCCAAATGCCTTTCTTGCCACGATTTGGCCTTTGCCTGCCATTGGTAGATGCCCAGACGGTTCATTATCTGGGACAGGGACCTTTTGAAAATTATGCCGACAAGCAGGCTGCTAGCTACCGGGCCCAATTCAGTTTGGATGCCGGGGATTTCTATGAGCCTTACATTAAGCCGCAAGAAAATGGCAACCGTAGCCAGGTGTCATGGCTAGAAGTTGTCCAGGCGCCGGTTCTTTGGCAGGTTCAAGATCAGACGCCAGCTAGTTCGGGGCTTAACTTCAGTCTATCGCCTTATAGTGCGCAGACCTTGAGCCAGACTAGCAACCGCGATCAATTGCCGGAGCCATCAGGTTATTATCTCAACCTAGATTTAGCTCAAAGTGGTCTAGGAACCAATTCTTGTGGTCCTGCCTTACCAGATGTCTATCGCATCACAGGACCTAGCTTGTCCTGTCGCTGGACCATGGCCTGGCGGCCCCTAGACAACTAA
- the epsC gene encoding serine O-acetyltransferase EpsC has product MSFWQRLSYNIQRVMALDPAAKSPWMVFWTYPHIKALNYHYIAHALYVKGHPLLARLLAKRARRVTGIEIHPGAQIGPGLFMDHGMGIVIGETAIVGKDVTLYQGVTLGGTKLDPVKRHPTVEDHVLIGAGTKILGNVTIGQGAKIGCNVVIKQDVPAGAIVYEAPVWIKYPGQDQIVPFYKTSTSSASEPKAKG; this is encoded by the coding sequence ATGTCTTTCTGGCAACGACTTTCCTATAATATTCAACGCGTCATGGCCCTTGACCCTGCTGCCAAGTCGCCTTGGATGGTCTTCTGGACCTATCCACATATTAAGGCTCTTAACTACCACTACATTGCCCACGCCCTCTATGTCAAGGGCCATCCACTCCTAGCTAGACTCCTAGCTAAACGCGCCCGTCGCGTGACCGGCATTGAAATTCATCCCGGTGCCCAAATTGGTCCTGGCCTCTTTATGGACCACGGCATGGGCATTGTCATTGGCGAGACGGCCATAGTTGGCAAGGATGTCACCCTCTATCAGGGCGTGACCCTCGGCGGAACCAAGTTAGACCCTGTCAAGCGCCACCCCACGGTTGAAGACCATGTCCTGATTGGAGCGGGCACCAAGATTCTGGGTAATGTCACCATCGGCCAAGGAGCCAAAATCGGCTGTAATGTCGTCATCAAGCAAGATGTGCCTGCAGGTGCCATCGTATACGAAGCCCCCGTCTGGATTAAGTACCCGGGGCAGGACCAAATTGTGCCTTTCTACAAGACTTCTACTAGCTCTGCTTCAGAGCCAAAGGCTAAAGGCTGA